One Littorina saxatilis isolate snail1 linkage group LG11, US_GU_Lsax_2.0, whole genome shotgun sequence genomic window, atcacacacaatgacatcacacacaatgacatcatCATGCACAATGACATcatcacacacaatgacatcatCACACACAGCTTGTCGCTACACACCACCATCTAGTTGTCACCTGTAACACACAGTGACATcatcacacacaatgacatcatCACACACAGCTTGTCGCTACACACCACCACCCAGTTGTCACCTGTAACACACAGTGACATcatcacacacaatgacatcatcacacacagtgacatcatcacacacaatgacatcatcacacacaatgacatcatcacacacagtgacatcatcacacacaatgacatcatCACACACAGCTTGTTGCTACACACCACCACCCAGTTGtcccctgtaacacacagtgacatcaacacacacaatgacatcatcacacacagtgacatcaTCACACACAGTTGTCACCTGTAACAGACAGTGACATCAtcacacacagtgacatcacacactttctttatttggtgtttaacgtcgttttcaaccacgaaggttatatcgcgacgagggaaaggggggagatgggataggggaaaggggggagatgggatagagccacttgttaagtgtttcttgttcacaaaagcactaatcaaaaaattgctccaggggcttgcaacgtagtacaatatatgaccttactgggagaatgcaagtttccagcacaaaggactaaacatttcttacatactgcttgactaaaatctttacaaacattgactatattctatacaagaaccacttaacaagggtaaaaggagaaacagaatccgttagtcgcctcttacgacatgcggggtgcagagaaataaggatgtggaaaagaagacttttggtaagtgaaataaaggtgatggatccagtcaggtagaaataagacaacaagaaaagaattggaaaactgcagggaatagtagggagagttttcttggaaggaaatataggtgaaaggactggtaaggcagaaataagacaaaagaagagaagtaaaggggtggggtagctctgtttaaacgctcccgccgcgtgaaggcgaccccatgggagcatcatcacacacagtgacatcatcacacacagtgacatcatcacacacagtgacatcaTCACACCCAGTTGTCACCTGTAACAGACAGTTAAATCAAAATGACCACATATCTAACACTATTGTGAGTACATGTAGCTCTGCCTCTCCCTTATCTTCCTGCCAGCCTGAGTCTGCCGCCATCAATCTTTGCTGAAGCCAGTGGTTGTAAACAAACCTGTCTAGTTGTAAACAAACCTGTCTAGTTGTAAACAAACCTGTCTAGTTGTAAACAAACCTGTCTAGTTGTAAACAAACCTGTCTAGCTGTAAACAAAGCTGTCTAGTTGTAAACAAAGCTGTCTAGTTGTAAACAAACCTGTCTAGTTGTAAACAAACCTGTCTAGCTGTAAACAAAGCTGTCTAGCTGTAAACAAAGCTGTCTAGCTGTAAACAAAGCTGTCTAGTTGTAAACAAAGCTGTCTAGCTGTAAACAAAGCTGTCTAGTTGTAAACAAAGCTGTCTAGCTGTAAACAAAGCTGTCTAGTTGTAAACAAAGCTGTCTAGCTGTAAACAAAGCTGTCTAGCTGTAAACAAAGCTGTCTAGTTGTAAACAAAGCTGTCTAGCTGTAAACAAAGCTGTCTAGTTGTAAACAAAGCTGTCTAGTTATAAACAAACCTGTCTAGCTGTAAACAAACCTGTCTAGTTGTAAACAAAGCTGTCTAGTTATAAACAAACCTGTCTAGTTGTAAACAAAGCTGTCTAGTTGTAAACAAACCTGTCTAGTTGTAAACAAAGCTGTCTAGTTGTAAACAACCCTGTCTAGTTGTAAACAAACCTGTCTAGTTGTAAACAAAGCTGTCTAGTTGTAAACAAACCTGTCTAGTTGTAAACAAAGCTGTCTAGTTGTAAACAACCCTGTCTAGTTATAAACAAACCTGTCTAGTTGTAAACAACCCTGTCTAGTTGTAAACAAACCTGTCTAGTTGTAAACAAAGCTGTCTAGTTATAAACAAACCTGTCTAGCTGTAAACAAACCTGTCTAGTTGTAAACAAAGCTGTCTAGTTGTAAACAAAGCTGTCTAGCTGTAAACAAAGCTGTCTAGCTGTAAACAAAGCTGTCTAGCTGTAAACAAAGCTGTCTAGCTGTAAACAAAGCTGTCTAGCAGACCTAAATGACGCTCAATCATCACCAAATGTGCCAGACTTAGGATGGGAAGTAACTCTTAATATCCGCATATTCAAAATAAACACGTGTTGTCTGCCTTAGACCACAATAGGTGCTAAACGCCCGCAGGCGTGGCCCGGTCTGCCTTAGACCACAATAGGTGCTAAACGACTGCAGGCGTGGCCCGGTCTGCCTTAGACCACAATAGGTGCTAAACGACTGCAGGCGTGGCCCGGTCTGCCTTAGACCACAATAGGTGCTAAACGACTGCAGGCGTGGCCCGGTCTGCCTTAGACCACAATAGGTGCTAAACGCCCGCAGGCGTGGCCCGGTAGTGCGAGATGCTCGGCTGAAACGACTGTATACGCAGCCCGTAACGCAAGTTTTAATTGATGTAAGTGGCACCTCAATGATAGTCCACCTTGTGAGTGTGGTTAGCCCAGAGAGACGGCTGAACATTACTTGTTTCATTGCCCCTTGTACAGAGACATaagattattgtccattgataatTTGCCAGATCTATGACTATAACTTTATCGAAATATTGTTGAAAGGATTCCAACAATATTCCAAATCTGTgaatcagactttttttgtaaCTGTTGAAGAATTTATCTGACAGAAGGGCAGGTTCTGTAAACGAGTTTCCTTCcccctgaaatcggcgtatggctgccggAATGGTGGGGtcaaaatggtcatacacgtaaaaacccactcatgcaaaaacatgaatgacggtgagagtttcagcctatggacgaagaagaagaagaagaaaacgagtTTCTACATTTAATATGTCATTATAGATAGTCACTTCACATTGTCATGTGACACCATAATATGCTGCCTTCCTATTtgtacttacctacctactctCTTGTGTTTTCATTCACTTATAAACCATGCctcatttttgtgtgaactTTAGTGACATTTCCCACCAACCACAAGATGCATTaaccttgtgtgtgtgcgtgtgtgcgtgtgtgtgttagtgtgtgtgtgtgtgtgtgtgtgtgtgtgtgtgtgtgtgtgtgtgtgtgtgtgtaccagtaTTGATGTCATCTGTTCCACCCTTCCCAAGGATTGGCGCTCCATGTCTCCCATGTCTTCTTCTCCCTTTCAACTGTAAtctctttctgttcttttttctttaacCCCTTTCACACACGGAAAcattatcacacacagtaaatCAGTGTAAGGGAAGCAATCCATCTAAGCAAAACAACGTTGACTGATGCGGTAAAGggtgattgtctcccttgacaCGACACACTAAATTTCAACCATGGAAACGGTAAGCTTGACAAAATGTCACTAAAGCTCAAAGAAGGAGACGCACATAGTTTGTTCAAAGTACAGAATGTTCTGCTCACATCTCTCTTGCAATATTCTGACAACTCATTCAACACCCTGCTAAATAAGTCAAACTTTGATGTTGGCAGCTTGTTCTACACAGGTTTGGTGTCTGTCAAGATGTCAGTCCCAGACAGGCTACACACAACCAGTCACTAGACAGGCTACACACAACCAGTCACTAGACAGGCTACACACAACCAGTCACTAGACAGGCTACACACAACCAGTCACTAGACAGGCTACACACAACCAGTCACTAGACAGGCTACACACAACCAGTCACTAGACAGGCTACACACAACCAGTCACTAGACAGGCTACACACAACCAGTCACTAGACAGGCTACACACAACCAGTCACTAGACAGGCTACACACAACCAGTCACACTTAGCCAAGTTAGTTCCGCAATCGTCATCTTTGTGCTTTCTACATCTCTGTCTCCTgctgttatacatgtatacttaACTCTGGAGAATTTTGTGTATACCCCAACCAAAACATTCATTCTAATTTTTGTTATGCACATTTTACTTTATTTCTActttattcaaactttctacacatttgaacacactttcggatcaaagatttctttacAGAGGTCAGACGACCGCCACTCAACTAAGgggtacaacaacaaaaagtgctCTTCTTCTGCAACGACCCGATGGGTTGCTTTGACACATTCACCTGTACTATTTGGCATTATCATCATTATGTGTGTTGAAAACTTTGTAAATTGTCAAAATTAACTTCAATGTGTATAACTATTTGATATCggcagacctgtgcacactcaaaacgctcatcagtagtaaacaaaccaaatttcagtacttttttaaatatttcagTAGTATTAAGCTGTAACGACAGTTCAagacataattctgctcacaaaccacacaaacagttttcttcttctttggtgacagagctggtgtctcctcttcactatctgaatctcgcactctttttttcttgtccatgtttcacttcaatcacaagttgccacgcagacgctggacgaactaagtctaagaacaaaagactcaatgctgagaacacgcgcgcttccggtaaatcgaaaaacgtcttttcagcgcaccggccaactaattggtcaaaacatcttaaaactgaaaaaagtattaaaaaaaaattgtagaaaaacatcggaatttcggaattttaattaaaaatccCTAGCACCGTATCGCGTATTCTGTGCatataaaaatcggagaaattacggagaaaccgtagatgtgcacaggtctggaTATGGCATTATGTACAGAATTATTTACATGTataagtgtttgtttttgtgaggcTTTAAAGGATTTGTGCCATatatatcctcattattattattattattattattattaaacttTCAGAATCTGACACCTGTATATGAGAAGCACTTCAGGTAAAATGTTTGACCCAGTAAATGTACACCAGTGATCATGttcatagaaagtttgaatgaaatgactcCCAATTTCAAAAAGGTCTTAGTTATTGACATTTTTTAACGCTCAATTTATGTCACTTTTCTAGATGGGTTATTTTTCCATGAGAGAGTACAGTGTGCCTACCTTCATCCCCCTCCCCGTCCTCCCCAAAGGCCGAGACCTCCAGGCTGTGAGAGTACAGTGTGCCTACCTTCACCCCCCTCCCCGTCCTCCACAAAGGCCGAGACCTCCAGGTTGTGAGAGAGTACAGTGTGCCTACCTTCATCTCCCTCCCCGTCCTCCCCAAAGGCCGAGACCTCCAGGCTGTGAGAGAGTACAGTGTGCCTACCGTCATCCCCCTCCCCATCCTCCCCAAAGGCCGAGACCTCCAGGCTGTGAGAGAGTACAGTGTGCCTACCTTCATCCCCCTCCCCATCCTCCCCAAAGGCCGAGACCTCCAGGCTGTGAGAGAGTACAGTGTGCCTACCTTCATCCCCCTCCCCGTCCTCCCCAAAGGCCGAGACCTCCAGGCTGTGAGAGAGTACAGTGTGCCTACCTTCATCCCCCTCTCCGTCCTCCCCAAAGGCCGAGACCTCCAGGTTGTGAGAGAGTACAGTGTGCCTACCTTCATCCCCCTCTCCGTCCTCCCCAAAGGCCGAGACCTCCAGGTTGTGAGAGAGTACAGTGTGCCTACCTTCATCCCCCTCCCCATCCTCCCCAAAGGCCGAGACCTCCAGGCTGTGAGAGAGTACAGTGTGCCTACCTTCATCCCCCTCTCCATCCTCCCCAAAGGCCGAGACCTCCAGGCTGTGAGAGAGTACAGTGTGCCTACCTTCATCCCCCTCCCCATCCTCCCCAAAGGCCGAGACCTCCAGGCTGTGAGAGAGTACAGTGTGCCTACCTTCATCCCCCTCCCCGTCCTCCCCAAAGGCCGAGACCTCCAGGCTGTGAGAGAGTACAATGTGCCTACCGTCATCCCCCTCCCCATCCTCCCCAAAGGCCGAGACCTCCAGGTTGTGCGAGAGTACAATGTGCCTACCTTCATCCCCCTCCCCATCCTCCCCAAAGGCCGAGACCTCCAGGTTGTGAGAGAGTACAGTGTGCCTACCTTCATCCCCCTCCCCATCCTCCCCAAAGGCCGAGACCTCCAGGCTGTGAGAGAGTACAGTGTGCCTACCTTCATCCCCCTCCCCGTCCTCCCCAAAGGCCGAGACCTCCAGGCTGTGAGAGAGTACAGTGTGCCTACCTTCATCCCCCTCCCCATCCTCCCCAAAGGCCGAGACCTCCAGGCTGTGAGAGAGTACAGTGTGCCTACCTTCATCCCCCTCCCCATCCTCCCCAAAGGCCGAGACCTCCAGGCTGTGAGAGAGTACAGTGTGCCTACCTTCATCCCCCTCCCCATCCTCCCCAAAGGCCGAGACCTCCAGGCTGTGAGAGAGTACAGTGTGCCTACCTTCATCCCCCTCCCCATCCTCCCCAAAGGCCGAGACCTCCAGGCTGTGAGAGAGTACAGTGTGCCTACCTTCATCCCCCTCCCCATCCTCCCCAAAGGCCGAGACCTCCAGGCTGTGAGAGAGTACAGTGTGCCTACCTTCATCCCCCTCCCCATCCTCCCCAAAGGCCGAGACCTCCAGGCTGTGAGAGAGTACAGTGTGCCTACCTTCATCCCCCTCCCCGTCCTCCCCAAAGGCCGAGACCTCCAGGCTGTGAGAGAGTACAGTGTGCCTACCTTCATCCCCCTCCCCATCCTCCCCAAAGGCCGAGACCTCCAGGCTGTGAGAGAGTACAGTGTGCCTACCTTCATCCCCCTCCCCATCCTCCCCAAAGGCCGAGACCTCCAGGTTGTGAGAGAGTACAGTGTGCCTACCGTCATCCCCCTCCCCATCCTCCCCAAAGGCCGAGACCTCCAGGCTGTGAGAGAGTACAGTGTGCCTACCGTCATCCCCCTCCCCATCCTCCCCAAAGGCCGAGACCTCCAGGCTGTGAGAGAGTACAGTGTGCCTACCGTCATCTCCCTCCCCGTCCTCCCCAAAGGCCGAGACCTCCAGGCTGTGAGAGAGTACAGTGTGCCTACCTTCATCCCCCTCCCCATCCTCCCCAAAGGCCGAGACCTCCAGGTTGTGCGAGAGCGGCGACTGGAAGTGGTGACTGTGCAGGTTGCGGCGTGTCGACACGTGCATCAGTCGTACCGTCTGGCCGCACTTCACCGGGTTCCTGCACACGTGTAGACAGACATCACATCTCATTACAATGCTGTTTCTCACACGTGTAGACAGACATCACATCTCATTACAATGCTGTTTCTCACATGCGTAGACAGACATCACATCTCATTACAATGCTGTTTCTCACACATGTAGACAGACATCACATCTGATTACAATGCTGTTTTTCACATGTGTAGACAGACATTACATCTCGCTACAATGCATGCTGTTTCTCACACATGTAGACAGACATCACATCTAATTTcaaaacggcagaaattaatatgtaagcgcctagggctgtatctagattaggcgcataaaaatgatcacaataataataataataatgataattacAATGCTGTTTCTCACACATGTAGACAGACATCACATCTAATTACAATGCTGTTTCTCATACATGTAGACAAACATCACATCTCATTACAATGCCGTTTCTCACACGTGTAGACAGACATCATATCTAATTACAATGCTGTTTCTCACACATGTAGAGAGACATCATTCTGATTACAATGCTGTTTCTCACACCTGTAGAGAGACATATATCTGATTACAATGCTGTTTCTCACATGTGTAGACAGACATCACATCTGATTACAATGCTGTTTCTCACACATGTAGAGAGACATCACATCTGATTACAATGCTGTTTCTCACACATGTAGAGAGACATCACATCTGATTACAATGCTGTTTCTCACACATGTAGAGAGACATCACATCTGATTACAATGCTGTTTCTCACACATGTAGAGAGACATCACATCTGATTACAATGCTGTTTCTCACACATGTAGAGAGACATCACATCTGATTACAATGCTGTTTCTCACACATGTAGAGAGACATCACATCTGATTACAATGCTGTTTCTTACACATGTAGAGAGACATCACATCTGATTACAATGCTGTTTCTCACACATGTAGACAGACATCACATCTGATTACAATGCTGTTTCTCACACATGTAGAGAGACATCACATCTGATTACAATGCTGTTTCTCACACATGTAGAGAGACATCACATCTGATTACAATGCTGTTTCTCACACATGTAGAGAGACATCACATCTGATTACAATGCTGTTTCTCACACATGTAGACAGACATCACATCTGATTACAATGCTGTTTCTCACACATGTAGACAGACATCACATCTCATTACAATGCCGTTTCTCACACGTGTAGACAGACATCATATCTGATTACAATGCTGTTTCTCAAACATGTAGAGAGACATCATTCTGATTACAATGCTGTTTCTCACACCTGTAGAGAGACATCATTCTGATTACAATGCTGTTTCTCACATGTGTAGACAGACATCACATCTGATTACAATGCTGTTTTTCACACATGTAGAGAGACATCACATCTGATTACAATGCTGTTTCTCACACATGTAGAGAGACATCACATCTGATTACAATGCTGTTTCTCACACATGTAGAGAGACATCACATCTGATTACAATGCTGTTTCTCACACATGTAGAGAGACATCACATCTGATTACAATGCTGTTTCTCACACATGTAGAGAGACATCACATCTCATTACAATGCTGTTTCTCACACATGATCCAATAATGACACTTTCATATTGCTGCTCTCAAAATTTCTGGCCTCACATGTATAAATACAACAGACACCAAAGCTCCAGAAATAGTCATTAGATAAACAGTCATCAGATAAACAGAAGTATGGTTGTTGTGACTGGTTGACTTCCCTCACACAGAAGTCAGCAAGGGGTGTTTTAACAAACTTAGGACGAGCACAAAATAGCTGATGGTATTTCATTCTTACCGCattaaaaggggttccactgtactcagaAATCATACAGCAATAAACAGTCATACCAAGAGTCAGAGCACACAGTACAGAACAAACAACCAAAAGTCACAGTACCCTCGGGTGCAGGTGGTCCCTGTCTTGCCGCGCACCTGCCAGTAGCTGTTGTGGTCGTCCGACGAATCTACCCCCGTCACAGACTGAAACAAACACCTCCGTTTTAACATCTAAAAAACAAAGTGAGACAAACAacgtaaaaacaaaagaattgtgtacTCATGAAGACAatgacaacacagacacaaagtcaACATTTTGCCCACAGAGGCTTCTTCAAGACATACGTAGAAAAAAGTGAACCAAAAAGGAAAAGCATAATGTCAGATTTTCATTCGTTTCTCGTTTCAagttgtcaatcaatcaatatgagtcttatatcgcgtgtattccgtgggtacagttctaagcgcagggatttattatattttttatttttatgtaaaaaaaattttttttgcaatttatatcgcacacatataaaggcgcagggatttatttatgccgtgtgagatggaattttttttacacattacatcacgcattcacataggccagcagattgcagccatttcggcgcatatcctacttttcacggcctattattccaagtcacacgggtattttggtggacatttttatctatgcctatacaattttgccaggaaagacccttttgtcaatcgtgggatctttaacgtgcacaccccaatgtagtgtacacgaagggacctcggtttttcgtctcatccgaaagactagcatttgaacccaccacctaggttaggaaaggggggagaaaattgctaacgccctgacccagggtcgaactcacaacctctcgcttccgagcgcaagtgcgttaccactcggccacccaagtTGTGAGTTGGTTTATGAGGCAAGACAAAGGATCATCATTCATTTGTGCAAAATGTGAATAATGTTATGACTATGGGTGATTTAATATCTTCCCGACTTACCTGCTGTCCAGAGCCACTGCCATATTTGACGTCATGAGAATGGAGACGTATATTGTTGTATGTGTTGAGTATTTTCAGTGATGACCCGCATGTTACATATTCATATTCAAATtctgcaacaaacaaacaaactgaaattATGAAGACCTTACTTTCCCCAGCTCCACTGATTGCTACTAAAGTAGTAAACAAATTATGATACAAACTTGTACAtttacactgtgtgtgtgtgtgtgtgtgtgtgtcactgtgtgtgtgtgcgtgtgtgtgtgtgtgtcactttgtgtgtgtgtgtgtgtgtgtgtgtgtgtgtgtgtcactgtgtgtgtgtgtcactgtgtgtgtgtgtcactgtgtgtgtgtgtgtgtaatgtgtgtgtgtgtgtgtgtgtgtgtgtgtgtgtgtgttaaatgtgtgtttgtgtgcgaaaGTGCATGCTTTAAAAGTTAACTGCTTCGGAAGAAAATCACGGAAGAAACATATCTGCCGAGCTGAGTCCACAGTGCATTCGATACAAGGAAGGTGCAGTCGACTTAGCTACGAAGGAATCAAGAGCCGCTACGCAAAAAGTTCACCCAAAATAATGTACATAGTTGACGACGACATAAACCCATGCGGAAAGAATAAGTTAGCAAACCTGTAGTGCCCCCTTCTTGAAAAATGACCTGAAAAATTGCGAAAGAAAGCACAAAGGCACACAAATCTTTCATAGCGGACGCCATGCTTACAGTTACACGTAATGCTTAGCGAAGGGACTGTTTGTTGTTTTCTCCGCGGAGAGCTCTCCACACCAAGAGTTCTCTGTTCATGAGCAGACCACCCTCCCCCTGCTTTTGAGTCTTATAAGTTATATAGACCGCTTGATAGTTCCGTATTGATTTTACACTGGTTACGGAATTCATAATTATGTCTTATCTTGTTTTGAAAGGATTGATAAAAGTACCACATGCACAAACAAcaaattattacacccccggtataggggtgtgtcaGTATAGGTTTCATTTAGAATTAGGTTTAAACACAGCTGAAACGTTAACTGACTGAGAATTCCGACACAACGGCCCACTCAGATAAATTATTTCGTTATTTCGACATTCATCGGATTTCATAATTATTCGTATGGTCTGTCCTCTACTGTGACAAGTCCATTATATCACACGCATTAGGCCGCTTCTTTGCCACTCATGACCCGGCACTGAAAGGCAAACCGTATgacacgctttgatgccgaaatcaatcATTACTgattttgattatgcatttattcTGAAAAATGTCACCttcacatacattcagtcactaccttaaacacttatgttttcagtattcatttcaagtgatcacgaacgtagaaaaatgggtatcaaagtgttgttacattttgttgtgcattcagTCTGAATAGCGGCCCGTGCCAACAGGCCTCGGTCAGTCaaccacgttttatctgtgcCGGTACTAGTCgtgtttgacggaaaaagaataacaccaaccccgttctcctcagtatataactgaaagccacattttcttcttcattcaatttctgtttttaAAAGCTTCGTCAACTGTGACTTTCTGGCACTTACACGACAAGCTCCCTTTATCAAGCTTCAcggtgtgtgtcagtcagtgacggtgagtgtgtgtgtgtgtgtgcacgccggtcacgtgtgtgtcagtgtgtgtgtgtgtgtggtgtgtgtgtgtgtgtgtacggtgtgtttgtgtagccggctacgtgcatgcatgcgtgcctgTGCAGTCCATGCCAGTGCGTCAGTTTGCGTGTGTACAGATCGATCCGCGACCGGACTGCCGCACTGCTGAGTCAGTCAAAGATTGCTCACGGTTGACGCAAACAAATCAACCACTTAAATTAGTTGACAAACGAGTTCgtcgtgacagtgccgtctcaactcaCCGAAAGCAGAAATGATCATCAATGACATTTATTGATTTTATAACttggtttggtttaaacagtttcttcagttgcataaatacaaagccgtaattgaaagttgtaattaagggagcacaacaagataaacttataaatgtgctcttagaaacaaacgagtaatgtggcggacaatattgtaaatgcatgatatttaaacaaatgaaaacaagaacaacaacaacgataactatagcaacagtggtacggaaatctcacacacacgacgcacgcgcgcactacacacacacacacacacactcatagagacacacacatagagacacagccgacaatcagagagagagagagagagagagagagagagagagagagagagagagagagagagagagagagagagagagaacttgaactttgaaataaaaaatatatcttCTGGGGACGAATCTGGATGAAGATCAGTGTATGTAAAGTTTAATGAAGAATCGTTCGGACAGCAgctttgaatcgctctacacagacacgcagacacagacactgacacacacatacacacacacacacacacacacacgcacacacattatgACACACGGACGACGCCCACTGAAGATACCACACTCAACTGGAGATAACTCGAGGTCTGCGAAACGCTGAACCTTAGAATAACCTCCCTTGGAAAATGGCAGTCTGTCTGCTCAAGTGTTCTAATCGTGTGGCTATTTAGGGGCTGTGTGATATAGTCGGCCTCCATTGTCCGTGTCATCGCATGTGATTGAGGCAGTAATGTGTGTTACCAGTTTTGTTGTGATAGAAGACTCAAGGAGCCCAGCGTGAACACGAAATGGTGATGTTGAAATGTGACATGTCTCAACTTGCACTGTGACTAGGTAAAGCTAGGAAGCTCATGGGCAAAGGTATGGGACGGACTGTTGTTGTGCGGTGGCTGATTCGG contains:
- the LOC138979363 gene encoding stromal cell-derived factor 2-like isoform X3, which produces MASAMKDLCAFVLSFAIFQVIFQEGGTTEFEYEYVTCGSSLKILNTYNNIRLHSHDVKYGSGSGQQSVTGVDSSDDHNSYWQVRGKTGTTCTRGNPVKCGQTVRLMHVSTRRNLHSHHFQSPLSHNLEVSAFGEDGEGDEGDNWVVVCSDKLWSRDEKVRLKHVVTEHFLHVTGNSYGRPIHGQREISGYPSANDLNYWQAAEGIFVTPSQNKDTKGSIEHDEF
- the LOC138979363 gene encoding stromal cell-derived factor 2-like isoform X2, coding for MASAMKDLCAFVLSFAIFQVIFQEGGTTEFEYEYVTCGSSLKILNTYNNIRLHSHDVKYGSGSGQQSVTGVDSSDDHNSYWQVRGKTGTTCTRGNPVKCGQTVRLMHVSTRRNLHSHHFQSPLSHNLEVSAFGEDGEGDEGDNWVVVCSDKLWSRDEKVRLKHVVTEHFLHVTGNSYGRPIHGQREISGYPSANDLNYWQAAEGIFVTPSQNKDTKGSIEHDEF
- the LOC138979363 gene encoding stromal cell-derived factor 2-like isoform X1; translated protein: MASAMKDLCAFVLSFAIFQVIFQEGGTTEFEYEYVTCGSSLKILNTYNNIRLHSHDVKYGSGSGQQSVTGVDSSDDHNSYWQVRGKTGTTCTRGNPVKCGQTVRLMHVSTRRNLHSHHFQSPLSHNLEVSAFGEDGEGDEGDNWVVVCSDKLWSRDEKVRLKHVVTEHFLHVTGNSYGRPIHGQREISGYPSANDLNYWQAAEGIFVTPSQNKDTKGSIEHDEF